A window of Eubacteriaceae bacterium ES3 contains these coding sequences:
- the rsmA gene encoding 16S rRNA (adenine(1518)-N(6)/adenine(1519)-N(6))-dimethyltransferase RsmA → MEKLTSPKVIKSVLNKYDLHFNKRYGQNFLIDDNIVKKIADTGDIGPDDLIIEIGPGIGTLTAVLCEKANKVYSVEIDKKLIPVLSETLNEYNNVEIIQNDILKTDIKSLIEKDTYNNLKVVANLPYYITTPIIMGFLEMDLAIEKMVFLIQKEVGERLCAVPGTKAYGSLSIAAQFYADVKIEFLVPANVFMPKPKVDSIVVSMKKKKSPDLIVDNKETFFKIVKAGFINRRKTLINSLTTNTSFSKEQVVEALEHCGIALNVRGEALTGQEFALLSNYFNILDGLRR, encoded by the coding sequence ATGGAGAAATTGACATCACCAAAGGTGATTAAATCAGTCTTAAATAAATATGATCTGCATTTCAATAAACGCTATGGTCAAAATTTTTTAATTGATGATAACATTGTTAAAAAAATTGCTGACACTGGTGATATAGGACCGGATGATCTTATAATTGAAATAGGACCTGGGATTGGAACTTTAACAGCAGTATTATGCGAAAAGGCAAATAAAGTCTATAGTGTAGAGATCGATAAGAAGTTAATCCCGGTTCTTTCCGAAACGCTAAATGAATATAATAATGTTGAAATTATTCAAAACGATATCCTGAAAACCGATATCAAGTCATTAATAGAAAAAGATACTTACAACAATTTAAAAGTTGTAGCAAATTTACCCTATTATATTACAACACCAATTATTATGGGATTTCTGGAAATGGATCTAGCAATTGAAAAAATGGTGTTTCTCATACAAAAAGAAGTAGGAGAAAGGCTATGTGCAGTGCCTGGCACTAAAGCCTATGGATCTTTGAGTATTGCCGCTCAATTTTACGCGGATGTCAAAATTGAATTTTTAGTACCGGCAAATGTTTTTATGCCTAAACCAAAGGTTGATTCCATTGTTGTTTCAATGAAAAAGAAAAAATCACCTGATCTAATAGTCGATAATAAGGAAACATTTTTCAAAATAGTAAAGGCTGGTTTTATTAATCGCAGAAAGACACTGATAAACAGCTTAACGACTAATACTTCTTTTTCTAAAGAACAGGTAGTTGAAGCACTTGAACATTGTGGGATTGCTTTAAATGTCCGTGGTGAAGCTTTAACAGGTCAGGAATTTGCATTATTGTCAAATTATTTTAATATTCTGGACGGTTTGAGGAGATAG
- a CDS encoding HAD hydrolase-like protein, with amino-acid sequence MPYKCVIFDFDGTLADTEEKAFEIYNRLARKYNYSQVTMEELQHIKNLHIKEILEIVDIPLHHFPKVIKEGQKMLRLESSEIHAFNTDIHDFFIELNKQVEFCGILTSNIKKTVNHFLKKYYLEDEIKFVKCSALMSKAEKIRKVMRWSRIKPEEMLYVGDETRDIEACQKVGVDVAAVEWGYNSPSALKQCNPTYMIDDLWNLIEIVKKKQSSYETVKFANPGTNIFEEKLSEI; translated from the coding sequence ATGCCGTATAAATGTGTTATTTTTGATTTTGACGGGACTCTAGCTGATACTGAAGAGAAAGCATTCGAAATATATAATCGTTTGGCTCGTAAATACAACTACAGTCAAGTTACAATGGAAGAATTGCAACATATCAAAAATTTGCATATTAAAGAAATTTTGGAAATTGTAGATATACCATTGCATCATTTTCCAAAAGTAATTAAAGAAGGTCAAAAAATGCTTAGACTGGAATCTTCTGAAATTCATGCTTTCAATACAGATATTCATGATTTTTTCATTGAGTTGAATAAACAGGTTGAATTTTGCGGAATTTTAACATCAAACATAAAAAAAACCGTCAATCACTTTTTGAAAAAATATTACCTGGAAGATGAAATAAAATTTGTTAAATGTTCTGCCTTAATGTCTAAAGCTGAAAAAATTCGAAAAGTTATGAGATGGTCGCGAATAAAACCGGAAGAAATGTTATATGTCGGCGACGAAACACGTGATATTGAAGCCTGTCAGAAGGTTGGCGTAGATGTTGCTGCTGTAGAATGGGGATATAATAGTCCCAGTGCTCTAAAACAATGCAATCCTACCTATATGATAGATGATTTGTGGAATTTAATAGAAATTGTCAAAAAAAAGCAGTCAAGTTACGAAACTGTTAAGTTTGCTAATCCTGGAACGAATATATTTGAGGAAAAATTATCAGAAATATAA
- a CDS encoding PAS domain S-box protein produces the protein MGTLSVNSWFIVVTIGLLLGSAIAFIITYSRISALEKKNSQLKIWGDLINQTNEYVLLTNDEGIILKVNSAFLELLSKPMERVVGKSVLHFQIDFEFHEHRQQMLRSFAENGFYEFSLNLFLKNEVMVPLLVKITIYRDQDKTYYGISAVSTKTISEKEAIICEKNDELFEIQHLANIGYWEMHYHTKKIYWSKELYSLLGYDEKEVEPNLDFIHFMAHQDDQSRVWKAFLNAFQAQEKVDIHYRLKNHRGVTMEIFLRIRHFFSETNEHIRTIGMIQDISEQIELKEELDLQQVYTEAILSNSHLLFISFTNRFVIVSVNKLISELSGISEEELVGDSLMSAFGNLSRSHRKQINENLDFKGPLPLKDKNGKIHYIQWDHSTINLKDGQILNLLLGLDVTETIDQRKALEEALLNDNITGLPNRRKLNGLLTNYFKKNGCRNDKPLTLITFVVSGIEEIADAGGQLLVDKIMKESMKELNKKIGKYGLLAKQTSTQFAFFFPDDNKEKISEICQAIKVGFNTQFYIKRYDVKLSPFVGIAQFPTHTSNPEDLVRYAGIAMHKAQRENISILYFSDIMLGDFATEDKGVAKLLT, from the coding sequence ATGGGTACTTTAAGTGTAAATTCCTGGTTCATAGTTGTGACTATTGGATTATTATTAGGTAGTGCAATTGCATTTATTATAACATACTCTCGCATTTCAGCGCTTGAGAAAAAAAACAGTCAACTTAAAATTTGGGGTGACCTGATCAATCAGACTAATGAATATGTCTTGCTTACCAATGATGAAGGAATTATTTTAAAAGTTAATTCTGCATTTTTAGAGCTGCTAAGTAAGCCTATGGAGCGAGTTGTTGGTAAAAGTGTTCTTCATTTTCAGATTGACTTCGAATTTCATGAACATCGACAACAAATGTTACGAAGTTTTGCAGAAAATGGATTTTACGAGTTTTCACTCAATCTTTTCTTAAAAAATGAAGTGATGGTTCCTCTGCTGGTAAAAATCACAATTTATCGAGATCAAGATAAGACGTATTATGGAATTTCCGCTGTCAGTACAAAAACTATCTCGGAAAAAGAAGCAATTATTTGCGAAAAAAATGATGAACTTTTTGAAATTCAGCATTTGGCGAATATCGGTTATTGGGAAATGCACTACCATACAAAAAAAATCTATTGGTCAAAGGAACTCTATAGTTTGCTGGGTTATGACGAAAAAGAAGTAGAACCCAATCTGGACTTCATTCATTTTATGGCTCATCAAGATGATCAAAGCCGCGTTTGGAAAGCCTTTCTAAATGCTTTTCAGGCACAGGAAAAGGTTGATATTCACTATCGGTTAAAAAACCACCGTGGCGTGACAATGGAGATCTTTTTAAGAATACGACATTTCTTTTCAGAGACTAATGAACATATACGGACAATTGGGATGATTCAGGATATTAGTGAACAAATTGAGTTAAAAGAAGAACTTGATTTACAACAAGTTTATACTGAAGCAATACTAAGTAACAGTCATTTACTTTTTATATCTTTCACGAATCGTTTTGTAATAGTTTCTGTTAACAAATTAATTTCTGAATTAAGTGGTATAAGTGAAGAAGAACTTGTTGGAGATTCATTGATGAGTGCTTTTGGTAATTTAAGTCGAAGTCATCGAAAACAGATAAATGAGAACCTTGACTTTAAAGGTCCATTGCCATTAAAGGACAAAAACGGAAAAATTCATTATATTCAATGGGATCATTCTACAATTAATCTAAAAGATGGACAAATCCTAAATCTTCTACTTGGACTTGATGTTACCGAAACTATCGATCAGCGAAAAGCTTTGGAGGAAGCGCTTCTTAATGATAATATTACAGGATTACCAAATCGCCGAAAATTAAACGGACTGCTAACTAATTACTTTAAAAAAAATGGATGTCGAAATGATAAACCACTGACATTAATTACATTTGTTGTGTCAGGAATCGAAGAAATTGCAGATGCAGGTGGTCAATTACTGGTTGATAAAATAATGAAAGAATCCATGAAGGAATTAAATAAAAAAATTGGGAAGTATGGATTATTAGCAAAACAAACTTCAACCCAGTTTGCTTTCTTTTTCCCTGATGATAACAAGGAGAAAATCTCAGAAATTTGCCAGGCAATAAAGGTTGGTTTTAATACTCAATTTTATATTAAGCGTTATGATGTAAAATTAAGTCCTTTTGTGGGGATTGCTCAGTTTCCCACTCACACCTCTAATCCTGAAGATCTGGTGCGCTATGCCGGGATTGCAATGCATAAAGCGCAAAGAGAGAATATAAGTATATTGTATTTTTCGGATATAATGTTGGGAGATTTTGCAACTGAGGATAAAGGGGTCGCTAAACTGTTAACTTAG
- a CDS encoding ATP phosphoribosyltransferase regulatory subunit, translated as MLFNYTIEGFETIQPQNSFAFSKIVSDLTDLYNLYGYQQVFIPTFEAYDLYVDEDSIPSDDLFKMISHHGKVLALKPDATLPITRMAAINHPNPREIIKFSYQTSIYRNFSASDSIKKEINQIGIEYFGNDSPECDGEIIGLSILSLLTAGIKDIHIDLGHVGFINCLFEELDFSPEQQNTLFEYIENKNIGDITAFLKEMKIGSELREVITKLPVLYGKPSDVIKDMKAICINKKMEEVVLKISEVYNHLQTMGFDQYINFDLGFTNQMNYYSDTIFKVYINNWGEPVISGGRYNNLSEKFGISRPACGFALDVMKVLNYMDQNNMLPQSNFLRTIIVYEPEQKSQAYKMGCKLRNDGKVAELFIAQKNVLGQIEFLKSNPLYQNIEVFYLKNNELFELDGQQFKKLERR; from the coding sequence ATGCTTTTTAATTATACTATTGAAGGCTTTGAGACAATTCAACCACAAAATAGCTTTGCTTTTTCAAAAATTGTTTCTGATTTGACAGACTTATATAATTTATATGGTTATCAGCAAGTTTTTATACCAACATTCGAAGCCTATGACTTATATGTAGATGAAGATTCCATTCCCAGTGATGATTTATTTAAAATGATTAGCCACCATGGTAAGGTATTAGCACTTAAACCTGATGCTACGTTACCTATTACGCGAATGGCTGCTATTAATCATCCTAATCCCAGGGAAATTATAAAGTTCTCATATCAAACGAGTATTTATCGAAATTTCTCTGCTTCAGACAGCATTAAAAAAGAAATTAATCAAATCGGTATTGAATACTTTGGAAATGATAGTCCTGAATGTGATGGTGAAATAATTGGTCTCTCAATTTTATCTTTACTTACTGCCGGAATAAAAGACATTCATATTGACTTAGGACATGTTGGTTTTATAAACTGTCTTTTTGAGGAATTGGATTTTTCACCAGAACAACAAAATACACTTTTTGAATATATTGAAAATAAAAACATTGGTGACATTACTGCTTTTCTGAAAGAAATGAAAATTGGCTCTGAACTCCGTGAAGTTATCACTAAGCTCCCCGTACTTTATGGAAAACCGAGTGATGTTATTAAAGACATGAAAGCAATATGTATCAACAAAAAAATGGAAGAAGTAGTTTTGAAAATTTCTGAAGTCTATAATCATTTGCAAACCATGGGTTTTGATCAATATATCAATTTTGATCTTGGATTTACCAATCAGATGAATTACTATTCTGATACTATTTTCAAGGTTTATATCAACAATTGGGGTGAACCAGTTATCAGTGGAGGAAGATACAATAATCTTTCAGAAAAATTTGGTATATCAAGACCAGCCTGCGGCTTTGCTCTTGATGTAATGAAAGTTTTAAATTATATGGACCAAAATAATATGTTGCCACAGAGTAACTTCCTTAGAACTATCATTGTTTATGAACCCGAGCAAAAAAGCCAAGCTTACAAAATGGGATGCAAACTTAGAAATGATGGAAAAGTTGCAGAGCTTTTCATTGCGCAGAAAAATGTATTGGGGCAGATAGAGTTTTTAAAATCAAATCCACTTTATCAGAATATAGAGGTTTTTTATCTAAAAAACAATGAACTTTTTGAGCTTGATGGTCAACAATTTAAAAAACTTGAAAGAAGGTAA
- the hisG gene encoding ATP phosphoribosyltransferase produces MAIKFALAKGRVAKKAIELLIDLGYKFSDYSEKSRKLIFEDTTGEIAFFLVKSPDVATYVEKGAADIGIVGKDVLLEHPAKVYEMLNLNIGKCRMCVAGYQNRPLAYGKKLVVGTKYPVIAKNYFQSKKQLVDIIKLNGSVELAPIIGLSDCIVDIVESGSTLKENGLAVLEEICEISSRLIVNQVSLKTKRESIDPIIKAFETQLTTEV; encoded by the coding sequence ATGGCAATTAAATTTGCGCTTGCTAAGGGACGGGTTGCTAAAAAGGCAATTGAATTACTGATTGATCTGGGCTATAAATTCAGTGACTATTCTGAAAAAAGCCGAAAACTGATTTTTGAAGACACTACTGGTGAAATTGCATTTTTTCTGGTAAAATCTCCTGATGTAGCAACTTATGTTGAAAAGGGCGCTGCTGATATTGGAATTGTTGGAAAAGATGTCCTACTTGAACATCCCGCAAAAGTATATGAGATGCTAAATTTAAATATTGGGAAATGTCGAATGTGTGTCGCTGGTTATCAGAATCGTCCATTAGCTTATGGCAAAAAACTGGTAGTTGGAACAAAATATCCGGTGATTGCCAAAAATTATTTTCAGTCAAAAAAACAATTAGTTGATATAATTAAATTAAATGGATCTGTGGAGCTTGCACCAATTATTGGGCTCTCTGATTGTATTGTCGATATTGTTGAAAGTGGCAGTACATTAAAAGAAAATGGCCTTGCTGTTCTTGAGGAAATTTGTGAGATTAGTTCCCGACTGATTGTTAATCAGGTTAGCTTAAAAACAAAAAGAGAATCTATCGATCCAATCATCAAAGCGTTTGAAACACAGTTAACGACTGAAGTCTAG
- the hisD gene encoding histidinol dehydrogenase, whose amino-acid sequence MKLINYKNNLNVNTILKRDDEDKEDIRNAVLEILKGVKRDGNAALLYYTKALDKCELTSLKVTSEEIEEAYASVSPDLIKIMEEAALNIRSFHEKQLEKTWTYSPQAGVTLGQHITPLERVGLYVPGGKATYPSTVLMDAIPALVAGVESLAMVTPPDKNGLINPNILAAAKIAGVTEIYKIGGAQAVAALAYGTETIKPVNKIVGPGNIYVATAKKEVFGTVDIDMIAGPSEVLIIADENANPVFIAADMLSQAEHDEMAMSVLVTPSEKLGRAVIEEVYRQISEDLNRKEIAKQSVDEFGFVFVVNDMDEAFELSNEIAPEHLELMINNPMDTLEKVRNAGAIFMGAYSPEPLGDYFAGPNHTLPTSGTAKFSSPLGVYDFLKKSSILSYDAESLQEISQRIAAFARSEGLDAHAKAVERRFEN is encoded by the coding sequence ATGAAACTCATTAATTATAAAAATAATCTAAATGTTAATACCATCTTAAAACGTGATGACGAAGATAAAGAAGACATCAGAAACGCGGTTCTGGAAATTCTTAAAGGTGTGAAAAGAGACGGAAATGCTGCACTCTTGTATTATACGAAAGCGCTTGATAAATGCGAACTTACAAGTTTAAAAGTCACATCTGAAGAAATTGAAGAAGCTTATGCTTCTGTTTCCCCAGACCTAATAAAAATTATGGAAGAAGCAGCTTTAAATATCAGAAGTTTTCATGAAAAACAATTGGAAAAAACATGGACTTACTCTCCTCAGGCAGGTGTAACACTTGGTCAGCATATTACTCCCCTTGAAAGAGTCGGTTTATATGTTCCGGGTGGCAAGGCTACTTATCCCTCGACTGTTTTGATGGATGCTATTCCAGCTCTGGTTGCTGGTGTTGAATCGCTTGCTATGGTAACACCACCAGATAAAAACGGGCTAATAAATCCAAACATTTTAGCTGCGGCTAAAATAGCTGGCGTGACAGAAATCTACAAGATTGGCGGTGCTCAGGCTGTAGCTGCACTAGCATATGGAACGGAAACGATAAAACCGGTAAATAAAATTGTTGGTCCTGGTAATATTTATGTTGCAACTGCAAAAAAAGAAGTATTTGGGACAGTTGATATCGATATGATAGCAGGCCCCAGTGAAGTGTTGATTATTGCTGATGAAAATGCTAATCCGGTTTTTATTGCTGCCGACATGTTATCACAAGCTGAGCACGATGAAATGGCTATGTCTGTCCTTGTTACGCCTTCAGAAAAATTAGGTCGGGCAGTAATAGAAGAAGTATATCGACAAATCAGCGAAGACCTTAATAGAAAAGAAATTGCGAAGCAATCAGTAGATGAATTTGGCTTTGTATTTGTAGTTAACGATATGGATGAAGCATTTGAATTATCAAATGAAATTGCTCCGGAACATCTTGAACTGATGATCAATAATCCTATGGACACGTTGGAAAAGGTACGCAATGCCGGCGCCATTTTTATGGGGGCTTATAGTCCTGAACCCTTGGGTGATTACTTTGCTGGTCCTAATCATACACTACCAACTTCAGGGACAGCAAAATTCTCTTCTCCACTTGGCGTCTATGATTTCTTAAAGAAATCCAGTATCCTTTCCTATGATGCTGAATCTCTTCAAGAAATATCGCAAAGAATCGCTGCATTTGCCCGCTCTGAAGGCCTGGATGCTCATGCTAAAGCTGTTGAAAGGCGGTTTGAAAACTAA
- the hisC gene encoding histidinol-phosphate transaminase produces MKNFTRENIKKLVAYKVDAPQYEIIVNANESAYDFPMILKRQFCDEICNTDLNRYPEACFPELLEALSEYTGVPTDGIICGSGSDEVIAQINQAFIDPGDVIVSHSPSFSMYEIWSSIANANYVPVPDLDGHIPDLKGIIEKANEMDAKIIYLCNPNNPTGYVFSRKQIIKVLDSVSSLVILDEAYIEFFGESSVDLLDSYPNLMILRTFSKAFGLAGIRCGYALGSREIIDVLYKVKGPYNLNVMTQKIAVIALKNRGKILSHLDEIRSERDFIKAELEALNSFKIYPSGSNFIFFETPLAEKIYQELLENNILIKWFKDTSRHPGSIRFSIGKPQENKQILSIIKKVVENNA; encoded by the coding sequence ATGAAAAATTTTACACGCGAAAATATTAAAAAGCTGGTTGCATATAAAGTTGATGCTCCACAATATGAAATAATTGTTAATGCAAATGAAAGCGCTTATGATTTTCCGATGATTTTGAAACGACAATTTTGCGATGAAATCTGCAATACCGATTTAAATCGCTATCCGGAAGCCTGTTTTCCCGAGTTGCTTGAAGCACTGTCGGAATATACAGGCGTCCCTACTGATGGGATTATATGTGGGTCAGGGTCCGATGAAGTGATTGCTCAAATTAATCAGGCCTTTATCGATCCTGGAGATGTAATTGTTTCACATTCACCTTCTTTTAGTATGTATGAAATCTGGTCCTCGATTGCCAATGCAAATTATGTTCCCGTTCCTGACTTGGACGGACATATCCCGGATCTTAAAGGTATTATTGAAAAAGCTAATGAAATGGATGCTAAAATAATATATTTATGTAATCCCAATAATCCAACTGGATATGTATTCTCACGTAAGCAGATTATTAAAGTATTAGATTCGGTATCATCACTGGTTATTCTTGATGAAGCCTATATTGAGTTTTTCGGTGAATCGTCAGTTGACTTATTAGATAGTTATCCTAATCTGATGATTTTAAGAACCTTTTCAAAAGCTTTCGGACTAGCAGGAATTCGATGCGGTTATGCCCTCGGAAGCAGAGAAATTATTGATGTTCTTTATAAGGTTAAAGGCCCATATAACCTTAATGTCATGACTCAAAAAATTGCTGTCATCGCTTTAAAAAATCGCGGAAAAATTTTATCACACCTTGATGAAATTCGTTCTGAACGAGACTTTATTAAAGCGGAGTTGGAAGCACTCAATTCCTTTAAAATATACCCATCTGGCTCTAATTTTATTTTCTTTGAGACACCATTGGCTGAAAAAATATACCAGGAACTTTTAGAAAACAATATACTAATCAAGTGGTTTAAAGACACCAGCAGACATCCTGGAAGTATCCGGTTTTCAATAGGAAAACCGCAGGAAAATAAACAAATCCTTTCAATTATTAAAAAGGTTGTGGAAAATAATGCGTAA
- the hisB gene encoding imidazoleglycerol-phosphate dehydratase HisB — protein MMRKISLQRETAETQISLTLNLDGTGISNISTGSGFFDHMLILFSKHGRFDLTINAQGDNVDNHHVIEDIGILLGKAFYEALGEKKGINRYAFSFTPMDEALCRICIDISGRSYLVFDVNLEREFIGDFETEMLEEFFVAFTSNSKITLHIQSLYGKNNHHIVEGIFKGFGRTLNQACAIGEFTNEIPSTKGIIE, from the coding sequence ATAATGCGTAAAATAAGTTTGCAAAGAGAAACGGCAGAAACTCAAATAAGTTTGACATTAAATCTTGATGGTACAGGAATAAGTAATATATCTACTGGAAGTGGTTTTTTTGATCACATGCTGATTCTTTTCTCTAAGCATGGGCGTTTTGATCTGACTATCAATGCTCAGGGAGATAATGTTGACAACCATCACGTTATAGAAGATATTGGCATTTTATTAGGTAAAGCCTTTTATGAAGCGCTTGGTGAAAAAAAAGGTATTAACCGATATGCTTTTTCTTTTACTCCTATGGATGAAGCTTTATGTCGAATCTGTATAGACATCAGCGGCCGAAGCTATCTAGTTTTCGATGTTAATCTTGAACGCGAATTCATTGGTGACTTTGAGACTGAAATGCTGGAAGAATTTTTTGTCGCTTTTACCTCTAATAGTAAAATTACACTTCATATACAGTCTTTGTATGGTAAAAACAATCATCATATTGTTGAGGGAATCTTTAAAGGTTTTGGTCGAACGTTAAATCAGGCTTGTGCTATTGGTGAATTCACAAATGAAATACCTTCGACTAAAGGGATTATTGAATAA